The Impatiens glandulifera chromosome 3, dImpGla2.1, whole genome shotgun sequence genome contains a region encoding:
- the LOC124930019 gene encoding uncharacterized protein LOC124930019 codes for MEEMIALQETAGDDEKVNDGTDGKDDVMEDNEKVEDERKDNDEKVDDDEKVEDAKVEDVKIEVEAKLVEDAKVEDVKIEVEAKLEDGEKLDGVARVDDVEVDLKLKDLKVKVKDEKTVGDVKANDDNDDNDDFQLYNTPPKGNYGRRVRKPKKDDSYTNPSLSKMPKTKDPMKVNHLQKFDDELLHKVKAWLDDPKTDNSTTDLHTVQAKKEVLVRVVTRLTWIEDEEIDAFCHLLRKRISCYPKTYKNTHAAIGDCVLSDRIRRLHRDFIKDPAKFPVDEFKDYYMGAPHRYMPEWSTIDDVYMPVNINQKHWILCVARLQKYRIEVYDCDAYLYKNLDPYLKPFCEMIPIIFAKTITPGERVRYPNFNFEGPIQPMTYKRFPHPKVKTAAAKVGEVPRATESGDCGVFTLMYMEHLTANQPVHNVTSENMGFFRQKMAVRLFHQIMEP; via the exons ATGGAG GAGATGATAGCGTTGCAGGAGACTGCGggggatgatgagaaggtgaATGATGGGACTGATGGGAAAGACGATGTAATGGAGGacaatgagaag gtggaggatgaaagAAAAGACAACGATGAGAAGgtagatgatgatgagaaggtggaggatgcgAAGGTGGAGGACGTAAAGATAGAGGTTGAGGCTAAATTGGTGGAGGATGCGAAGGTGGAGGACGTAAAGATAGAGGTTGAGGCTAAATTGGAGGACGGTGAGAAGCTGGATGGTGTGGCTAGGGTGGATGATGTGGAGGTTGATCTGAAACTGAAGGATTtgaaagtgaaggtgaaggatgagaAGACTGTGGGGGATGTGAAGGCaaatgatgacaatgatgacAATGACGATTTCCAGTTATACAATACTCCTCCTAAAGGAAATTATGGGAGGAGAGTGAGGAAGCCGAAAAAAGATGACTCGTACACCAACCCTTCCTTGTCAAAAATGCCCAAGACAAAGGATCCTATGAAAGTGAAtcaccttcaaaaatttgatgatgagctacTTCATAAAGTAAAGGCGTGGTTGGATGATCCAAAAACCGATAATTCGACAACGGATTTACATACggttcaagcaaagaaggaagTGTTGGTTAGAGTTGTAACAAGGCTTACATGGATTGAAGACGAG GAAATCGATGCATTCTGCCATCTTCTGCGGAAAAGGATTTCCTGctatcccaagacatataaaaatACACATGCGGCAATTGGGGATTGCGTATTGTCGGATAGAATCAGGCGACTGCACAGGGATTTTATTAAGGATCCTGCCAAATTTCCAGTCGACGAATTCAAAGACTATTATATGGGCGCACCACATAGATATATGCCAGAATGGTCAACAATTGACGATGTCTACATGCCAGTGAACATTAACCAGAAACActggattttgtgtgtagcacgtCTTCAAAAGTACCGCATTGAAGTGTACGACTGTGATGCCTATCTTTATAAGAATCTGGATCCTTATTTGAAACCCTTCTGCGAAATGATTCCAATTATATTCGCCAAAACAATCACTCCCGGTGAGAGGGTAAGGTATCCTAATTTCAACTTCGAAGGCCCCATCCAACCAATGACTTACAAACGGTTTCCACACCCCAAAGTGAAAACCGCTGCTGCTAAGGTTGGAGAAGTCCCACGGGCAACAGAGAGCGGGGACTGTGGGGTCTTCACGCTAATGTACATGGAACACTTGACCGCTAATCAACCCGTGCACAATGTGACCTCAGAAAACATGGGGTTTTTTAGGCAGAAGATGGCGGTCAGGTTATTCCATCAGATTATGGaaccttaa